TTGAAATTCCATGGACTAACATGATATCCAAGGTGGAGCCATCTGTTGCTGAGAAGTCATTAATTAACCACAATGATTACTTAGGGGGCACTCAAGTCATTACAGCATCTTCTGCTGATGTAAGGGGAGAGGCTGTGATCACAGCAGAGGGTCGTTTAGTGGAGTACACATACCTTGTCATTGCCACAGGTCACACAAATCAGTGTCCACGAAACAGGAGAGACAGACTAGAACAGTTTCAAGAAGGCAAGCCACCATGTTCTCCAATTGTTGCTTTCTTTCATAAGTTTATGTTTTATATCCACTTTTCTCTCATTTAGATGCACCGATAGTTGTTTAGACAGACCAgacaaaataatttttatttttcctGGTCAGAAAAATATATGAAAAAGAAAGGAGGTAGAAATTTTTTGGGATTTATGgttaaagaagaaaaagaagaaaacaggGGTCCTGTTGAATTTCAAGTATTCAGTTTCACCAATAAGATACGGAGACTTGCTTCACATTTGGAATTACACAAAAAAGATTTTTCATCGGAAAGTATGCACTCCTCATTTGTTGGAAAAATGAATGTTGGGAACTTTTTTGCTTGAACTGAATCTGTTTACACAACAAACCTATATCATTTGATCTGTTATGTATCAACAAGAATGTCTCAACAAAACAACTACCAATTCCTTGTTTTCTAATAGACTTGTCTACTCTAGCAAGAGCTGAGGATCACATGTATCAAACAAATGTCATAACGTCATAACTCAGTGCTTAGAGAATAGAGACAATTTTACAATTAATCTAGGGTACTCTATATTATTTTAAGTAATGTTGTATGTACATATAACATAGTGAATGTTTCCTTGGTATGAGTGGTTCTTTGCAATGGATATTTTGAGATCTTGAGTATCTGATCTCATTTACATTTTCCAGATAATATGAAGATAAAATATTCAGGGTCGATTCTTATAATTGGGGGTGAGTCGTCAGGCGTTGAGCTTGCTACTGAAATAGCCATGAATTATCCAGATAAGAAGGTGACGTTGGTTCATGACAGACCAAGATTGTTAGAATCTATTGGTCACAAAGCTGGTGGCAAGGCACTGCGTTGGCTGAGATCAAAGAATGTTGAAGTTCATTTGGAGCAATCAGTCGATCTGGAGTCCATGTCGGAGGGAGACAGGCTCTTCAGAACTTCCTCAGGGATAGAGATAACAGCTGATTGCTACTTCTCATGCCTCGACGGACCACTGGGTTCATCATGGATTAGGGATTCCGAGCTGAAAGATTGCTTGGACAGTGATGGAAGATTGATGGTTGATGCAAATCTCAGAGTGAAAGGCCAAAGTAATATTTTTGCTGCTGGTGATATCACGGACACCCCCGTAAGTTCATACTGAATTTTCATGTCTTCTGTTGAACTTCCAGTTCAATGCAACCAGTAATCGCTGATGCTCTCACAATATTGACATGACTATTTATTAGTTTCCATTATGAAACAGTAGGTTGGTTGTAATAGTGCTGTTTGGTTGTTATATGCTGAAGATACAGTTGTAGAAAGTTTTCTGGCCTGTAAAGAAAATACGCTTTGTCGCAGGAGCTCAATCAAGGATACTTCGTGCAGAGGCATGCCATGGTAGTCTCCAAAAACATAAAGCTCTTGATTGAAGGGGCCAAAGACAGTAAGCTATTGAAATACAAACCTTCATCTACAACGCCGATGGTGTCACTAGGCAAGACGGATGCCGTGGTGCAGTTATCATTTGCCATGGTCGTAGGGTACCTCCCTGCGATGTGGAAATCCCGGGACATGTACGTGAACAGAACGAGGACTCTTCTGGGGCTTGCACGGTGAAAGGTAACTTAATTTACCCTCACGCTTAAGATGATCTGGTGAATTTTTGTGCAATAGGTGACAATTTTGGCTGAAGGGGTTGTTTATGTGCTGCTAATTTGACCTTTTGGTTGTACACACGCCTGTGTTGATCTTTCTTTTCAATGTAACAGTGTGGTTTTTATTGGGTTGTAAATTTGTGATGGTAAACGCCTTAAATCACGTATAGTTTGATTTACTTAATTCAAAGatgcttggtatttgcatgtttcATTCCATGCCTTTATTTGAATTCAGAATATAGTACTCTACTATTTTTTCCCACATAACCGAACAAAGTATCATAGTGCAAGAAGGCTCGCTGCTGACCAGGGACATACACAATTGCTACTGTATAGTGTTCTGCTAAACATTTTTCATGCACTGCTGACCTGCTGTACTCGATCTATAAGGCCTTAGCTTGCCACAGACAAGAACAAATCTTCCAGCCCCAGGAGCCTACAAAACAACTGATCGGTAGCTGATTAGAGAACACAGCTGAGTGTACTATATGGCACCTGAAATGACACAACCCTGCACCAAAATGGCACTATCGTTCGTGCTTTCTGCTGTACTCGGACAGGTGCCTGAGAAAATCTTGCACGCACTGATCATTCACCTCGTCATCTCCAAACACTTTGGCGAGCTCCTTCACCTTAACCCCGAActcctcgccgtcgtcttcca
This genomic window from Lolium rigidum isolate FL_2022 unplaced genomic scaffold, APGP_CSIRO_Lrig_0.1 contig_13128_1, whole genome shotgun sequence contains:
- the LOC124680351 gene encoding ferroptosis suppressor protein 1-like, whose translation is MAGAGGWVHPYGSRRPVVVVVGGGVAGALVANSLQDHADVILIDPKEYLEIPWTNMISKVEPSVAEKSLINHNDYLGGTQVITASSADVRGEAVITAEGRLVEYTYLVIATGHTNQCPRNRRDRLEQFQEDNMKIKYSGSILIIGGESSGVELATEIAMNYPDKKVTLVHDRPRLLESIGHKAGGKALRWLRSKNVEVHLEQSVDLESMSEGDRLFRTSSGIEITADCYFSCLDGPLGSSWIRDSELKDCLDSDGRLMVDANLRVKGQSNIFAAGDITDTPELNQGYFVQRHAMVVSKNIKLLIEGAKDSKLLKYKPSSTTPMVSLGKTDAVVQLSFAMVVGYLPAMWKSRDMYVNRTRTLLGLAR